The Calliphora vicina chromosome 3, idCalVici1.1, whole genome shotgun sequence genome contains a region encoding:
- the LOC135954143 gene encoding larval cuticle protein 65Ag1-like — MKFIIVFVALFAIALAAPPHAQEATVLRSESEVGPESYQYAYETSDGNKAEEQGQLKNIGTEEEAIVVKGSYSFVADDGQTYTVNYVADENGFQPQGAHLPVAPEA; from the exons atgaaattcATCATTGTATTCGTTGCTCTCTTCGCCATTGCCTTGGCTGCTCCTCCCCATGCTCAAGAAGCTACCGTCTTGAGATCCGAATCTGAAGTAGGACCCGAATCCTACCAATACGC TTACGAAACTAGCGATGGCAACAAAGCCGAAGAACAAGGTCAATTGAAGAACATTGGTACTGAAGAAGAAGCTATCGTCGTCAAGGGCTCATACTCCTTCGTTGCTGATGATGGTCAAACCTACACCGTCAACTATGTTGCCGATGAAAACGGTTTCCAACCCCAAGGTGCTCATTTGCCCGTTGCCCCTGAAGCTTAA